Proteins co-encoded in one Medicago truncatula cultivar Jemalong A17 chromosome 8, MtrunA17r5.0-ANR, whole genome shotgun sequence genomic window:
- the LOC25500993 gene encoding agamous-like MADS-box protein MADS3, producing MGRGRVELKRIENKINRQVTFSKRRNGLLKKAYELSVLCDAEVALIIFSSRGKLYEFGSVGTTKTIERYQRCSFNPQQDDHQIDCDTQSWYQEVSKLKAKYESLQRTQRQLLGEDLGPLNIKELQNLEKQLEGALAQARQRKTQIMIEQMEELRKRERHLGDLNKQLRIKLEGEGFNLKAMESLWSSNSVAGNCNFTFQQPQTNPMNMSMDIQAEPFLQIGYQQYQYVQAEPSNVSKSMACETNFMQGWML from the exons ATGGGAAGAGGAAGAGTTGAATTGAAGAGAATAGAGAACAAAATAAACCGGCAGGTAACTTTCTCAAAAAGAAGAAATGGTTTGCTCAAGAAAGCTTATGAACTGTCTGTTCTCTGTGATGCTGAAGTTGCCCTTATCATTTTCTCTAGCCGTGGCAAACTCTATGAATTTGGAAGTGTtgg AACTACCAAAACTATTGAGCGATACCAACGGTGCTCATTTAATCCTCAACAAGATGACCACCAAATTGATTGTGACACACAG AGTTGGTACCAAGAGGTGTCTAAACTGAAGGCAAAGTATGAATCTCTTCAAAGGACTCAGAG GCAGTTGCTTGGGGAAGATCTTGGACCTTTGAACATAAAGGAGTTGCAGAATCTTGAAAAACAGCTTGAAGGTGCATTAGCACAAGCAAGGCAAAGAAAG ACACAAATTATGATTGAACAAATGGAAGAGCTTCGCAAAAGG GAACGTCATCTAGGAGACTTGAACAAGCAACTAAGGATCAAG CTTGAAGGAGAGGGATTTAATCTTAAAGCAATGGAAAGTTTATGGAGCTCTAATTCAGTTGCTGGAAATTGCAACTTTACCTTTCAGCAGCCTCAAACTAACCCTATGAATATGAGTATGGATATCCAAGCAGAACCCTTTTTGCAAATAGG ATACCAACAGTACCAGTATGTTCAAGCTGAACCATCTAATGTTTCCAAGAGCATGGCTTGTGAGACTAACTTCATGCAGGGATGGATGCTTTAA
- the LOC25500994 gene encoding uncharacterized protein — protein sequence MGPEANGTEPEKPTEAVQLQPINIPLHFVLPENHANGHETVTNNEISYEQGGVDSKNEGFIHHPHSLLPTPVPPEIYQTNKNNESPTSLSVTGGTMPDFGTFIRQRSNDLSAAIAKRVSSFRQSVEEENVTEFNLSGLRVVVKTKPGEEEDEKMKGRITFFSRSSCRDCTAVRKFFKEKKLKFVEINVDVFREREKELRERTGTVSVPMIFFNEKLIGGLVALNSLRNSGEFERRLTEMVVEEYADNDAPVPPVYGCDYVEDDRTDEMVGVVRVLRGRLLVQDRIRRMKIVKNCFEGNEFVEVVVQHFKCARNEAVEIGKELSRKHFIHNVFGENDFEDGNHLYRFVEHEPFIHKCFNFRGAVNDNEPKTAALICDRLTKIMSAILESYASDDRKHVDYAAISRSEEFRRYINLTQDLQRVNIVELSENEKLAFFLNLYNAMVIHAVISVGSPEGVIDRRSFFNDFLYLIGGHPYSLAIIENGILRCNQRSPYSLMKPFSTGDKRLEVALVKLNPLFHFGLCNGTKSSPTVRFFSPHRVVDELRGAAREFFENDRIEVDLEKRTVHLARMFKWFSGDFGQEKEVLKWILDYLQPNKAGLVTHLLSDNGSVNISYQNFDWSLNS from the exons ATGGGTCCCGAAGCTAACGGCACGGAACCCGAGAAACCAACAGAAGCAGTTCAACTTCAACCCATAAATATTCCACTTCATTTCGTCTTACCCGAAAATCACGCTAACGGCCACGAAACCGTTACTAACAACGAAATTAGTTATGAACAAGGAGGTGTAGATAGCAAAAACGAAGGGTTTATTCATCATCCTCATTCTCTTCTCCCAACGCCAGTTCCACCGGAGATATatcaaaccaacaaaaacaacgAATCTCCGACTAGCTTATCCGTCACCGGAGGAACCATGCCGGATTTCGGCACGTTTATCCGTCAAAGGAGCAATGATTTATCAGCAGCGATTGCGAAACGAGTTTCTTCCTTTCGACAATCGGTTGAAGAGGAGAACGTGACAGAGTTCAATCTTTCAGGACTCAGAGTCGTGGTGAAAACGAAAcctggagaagaagaagatgaaaagatGAAAGGGAGAATCACGTTCTTCTCGAGGTCAAGTTGTAGAGATTGTACCGCAGTGAGAAAATTCTTCAAAGAGAAAAAGCTGAAATTCGTTGAAATCAACGTCGACGTGTTTCGTGAACGAGAGAAGGAGCTACGTGAAAGAACGGGAACGGTTTCGGTGCCGATGATTTTCTTCAACGAGAAGCTAATAGGAGGATTAGTAGCGTTAAATTCGCTTCGAAATAGCGGCGAATTTGAACGGAGGTTGACGGAGATGGTGGTGGAGGAATACGCCGATAACGATGCGCCGGTGCCGCCGGTGTACGGTTGTGATTATGTTGAAGATGATCGGACGGATGAGATGGTTGGAGTTGTCAGGGTTTTAAGGGGGAGATTGTTAGTTCAGGATCGGATTAGGAGGATGAAAATTGTTAAGAATTGTTTTGAAGGGAACGAgtttgttgaagttgttgttcaACACTTCAAATGCGCGCGTAATGAG GCTGTTGAAATCGGAAAAGAGTTATCCAGGAAGCACTTCATCCATAATGTTTTTGG ggaaaatgattttgaagatggAAATCATTTGTATCGTTTCGTTGAGCATGAACCCTTTATCCACAAATGCTTTAATTTTCGCGGTGCCGTAAATGACAATGAACCAAAGACAGCAGCTTTAATTTGTGACAGGCTAACTAAGATTATGTCTGCCATTCTTGAGTCTTATGCTTCTGATGATAgaaaacatgttgattatgcTGCCATTAGCCGAAGCGAAGAATTTCGTAG GTATATAAATCTGACTCAAGATCTGCAGCGAGTTAATATTGTTGAACTATCGGAAAATGAAAAGCTTGCCTTCTTCTTGAATTTGTATAATGCCATGGTCATTCATGCTGTTATTAGCGTCGGGAGTCCAGAAGGTGTAATTGATCGGAGATCCTTCTTCAATGATTTCCTGTATTTGATAGGAGGACATCCTTATTCTCTTGCTATTATTGAAAACGGTATTCTCAGATGTAATCAGAGGTCACCATATTCCTTAATGAAGCCCTTTAGCACTGGAGATAAGCGGTTAGAG GTTGCTCTTGTCAAGTTGAACCCCTTATTTCACTTTGGACTTTGTAATGGTACAAAATCTAGCCCAACCGTGAGGTTCTTTTCACCTCATAGAGTTGTAGATGAACTAAGAGGTGCTGCAAGAGAGTTCTTTGAGAATGATAGAATTGAAGTGGACCTAGAGAAGAGAACTGTCCATCTTGCGCGGATGTTCAAGTG GTTCAGTGGTGATTTTGGACAAGAGAAAGAAGTTCTTAAGTGGATACTTGATTACTTACAACCTAATAAAGCAGGTCTAGTGACACATCTCTTAAGTGATAATGGATCTGTTAATATATCTTACCAGAATTTTGATTGGTCATTAAATTCTTGA